DNA from Nocardioides seonyuensis:
GTGACGTCTTCAACCGCTCGCCGGAGACCTCGAAGCCCGACCTCTCGAGCTTGGCGAGGATCCGCTTGAGCCGAGGTCCCGCCTTGTCGTCGACGATCGCGTCGCGGAAGGCCGACATGGTCGCCGAGTCGGCGTCGTAGAACCCCGCACCGGTGCGCAGGCCGCGCGCCGAGATCTCGACGTACCACCCGGTCGCGGGGGCGACCCCGACGAAGGCGCCCTGGTGGGTCTTGTAGGGCGTCTTGTCCTTGGCGAAGCGCACGTCGCGGTAGGGACGGAACACCTTGGCGGTGCCGAACTCGGGCTCGAGGGCGGCGACGAGCGCCTTCATCGGCGCAGCCACGCTGTCGCGGTAGACCTCCTTGTGGGCCTCCCAGAACGACTTGGTGTTGTCCATCTCGAGATCGTCGTAGAAGTCCAGCGCGGCGACGGGGAATCCGGTGAAGCTCACGCGGCGACGCTATCTGCTCGGAGGTCAGCCCGGGGTCAGCCCAGGGCGGCGACGGCCTTCGTGGCCAGGCCGATCGTCTGCTTGCGCAGCTCGTCGACCCCGGTGCCCGTCGAGGCGTCGAGCTCGAAGTCCATCGTGACGCTGCTGGTGCACACGCGGAGTCGGGCCTCGACCTCGTTGGGGTCCTCGCTCGCGAGCCACGTCGCGGACTTGGCGCCCGGGACCTTCGTCGGGCCGCCCTCCTCGCCGAGATAGGTCACCGGCTCGCACGCGAGAGCGCCGCCGAAGTCCTGGGCGGTCGAGACTGCGAGCTGGACCTCCAGCTGGTCCTCTGCCTCCCACTCGCAGTCGGTGCTGGTGTAGGAGACGTCGCCGTCGGTGTGCGATCCCATGCCGGGCTCCCCGGGCCCGACCTTCACGCCGAAGGCCGCGTTCACGTCGGTGTGGGTGACCAGGGTGCACGGGTCTGCGGCTGCAGGTTGGCCCGGCTCCTCAGCCGGCTCCTCGGTGTCGTCGGTCTCCTCCGTGGCCTCCGGCGTCTCGGACGGAGACTCGCTGGTGGTCGTGGGCTCGGGATCGTCTCCCGAGCATCCGGACGCGGCCAGGGCCAGGACGGTCAGTGCAACGGCGATCAGGCGCATGGGGTCCCCCGAGGTTGGCTTGTCCTGGCATCCTGCCGGACTCGGAGGTCCTCCGACAGGGGCGGCCGAGCGGTGGTCGTTCGCCGGGCTCACCCGACGGGCGCGGTCACCTGCTCGTCGCCGTCCTCGCCGAACGCCGTGACGGTCAGGATCCCGTCCGCGCACTCGGGCTCGGCGAGGAAGGCGTTGCCCCTCGACCGCGACTCGAACGCCACCGAGAGGGAGGCCCCGTCCCAGCGCATCAGGCGGGCCGGGTCCTTCCTGCTGCGGGGGTCGCGGACGAAGAAGGCGTCGCCACCGCACGGCGTGAGCGAGCCGGTGGTGCCCCGCCCGAGGTCCTCGGTGGTGCCGTCGGCGCTCGCGAAGAAGCGGGCCTGCTCCTGGCGCCGCTGCTTGGGGACCTCCGACCAGATCGCGCCGTTCCCGGTGGCAGCGACGTCCCAGCCCCTGCACTCGGTCGGCTCGTCCAGGGGTGCCGGCGTGCCGGCGTCGTCGAGCACGTGCAGGGTCCGGCACGACACCGGGCGTGTGTCGTCGAAGGTCATCAGGGCGACGCCGTGCTCGCTGGCAGTCAGGCTGCTGAAGCCGGTGCGCGGAGGCGCGCACCAGCCGTCCTCGCCGTTGCCGTCCCGCACCGCGAGCGTCGCGAGGCAATAGGCGCCGTCCTCGCCGAGGGCCGGGTAGTGGAGGCTGTCGTCGTACATCGCCCACGCGCCGCCGTTGGCAGGTTGGGGGCTGACGATCTCGGTCCACTCGCGGTCCATGAGGTCGACACGGAAGGCCTTGCCCTCCGTCGTCTCCCCGCCGAAGCCGTAGGACACGACTGCCGACTCTCCCTCGACCAGCACCGCGTCGACGCTGCCGCCGGTGTCCTCGGCGAGGAGGAAGTTCCAGGCGGGGCTCTCGAAGCTGACCTTGTCGTCCTTGACGACTGCGGTCCACTCCTCGCCCACGACCACGCGGTCCTTCGGCAGGAAGCCAGTGGGCTCCCACTCGAGGGGGCCGCCCCCGGTCGAGTCGTCCTCGGACGACTCGCTCGGCTGTGTGGGTACGGCGTCGGGCGCGGGCGTCGCCTCGTCATCGGCGCAGGCGGTCGTCGCGAGCAGCACGGCCGCCGCCAGCGTCGTACGGACCAGACGCATCAGACGCCCACGTTGTGCTGGAAGTGCGCCTGGTTGGCGCGGTAGGACTTGTAGGCGCTGCGCCACTGGACGCGCGGGATGGACGGCTCCGTCGGGTCGAACCGCGACTGGTCCCAGGGCTCGAAGTAGCCGATCTGCGGGTTCCCCCTGGGGTTCTTGTCGTAGCCGCGGCCGACCTGGAAGTGTCCGCTGGCGTCGTCGTCGAGATAGGGGTAGAACCGCTTCTCCAGGACCGGGTGGAGCACGACGGGCGCGTCGTAGTCGTGGATGTGGCGCATCATCAGCAGGAACCACTTGTCGAAGCTGTAGTCGGCGATGTCGAGGGCGACGTAGGGGCCGGCGTACTTCTTGTTGTCGAAGCCCGTGTGGTTGTTGATGACGCGCACCATGTCGGTGATGCCCGTGCCGGCGGTCGTGGTGCGCAGGCGGCGCGCCCAGTAGGCCTGGTCGTGGCGCCGCTCCTTCCAGGCCCAGGCGATGGCCTGCATGGTGGCAGGGCCGCACCAGTAGTACTCGTTCTGCGCCTTCACCTGGCGGCTGGTGAGGATCTTGTCCTTGCGCGGGTAGTCCTCTGCGGTCCTGCGGGGGCGCTTGCGCAGCTCGATGACCTTGTCGACCGAGCGGGCCGCCATCGTGAGCTCGGCCCGTTCGGCGCGGGCTCGGGCAGCGGGCGAGGTCCTGATGGCGCGCGCCAGCAGCGCGCCGGGACCGAGATCACCCGTGCGCTCCGCGGCGCGGGTCGGGCGAGCCGTGAGCCGGCCCGCCAGCTCGGCCTCGGGCGCGTCGGTCCAGCCGTGGCCCAGGCAGTAGCGCTGGCCCTCGAAGGTGGCGCAGCGCACCAGCGCGCGAGCTGTCGCGGCGCGACCCTGGGCGCGGCCGACCGCGCGACCTTCAGCCACGACCCGGTCGATCTCGGCGAGCACCTCGGGGGTCAGGCCGGTGCCTGACGGGTCGGTGCCTGACGGGCCAGACGTCGAGTCGCCGGACGGGGTGAGCGCGGGCTCGGGACCGGCGCTGTCGGGCAGGAACGGCACGGCGACGACCACCAGGGCGAGGGCTGCGGCGAGCGCAGCCCACAGGCGCGGGCGACGGACGGGATGGTGCATGGGGAAGACCTCGATCCGAGAGGGTGCCGTCCCACTGTTCCCTCTGATCACATCCGACGCAACCTCACCACGCGTTGCTTGAGCCACAGGCGGCGCG
Protein-coding regions in this window:
- a CDS encoding C39 family peptidase; its protein translation is MHHPVRRPRLWAALAAALALVVVAVPFLPDSAGPEPALTPSGDSTSGPSGTDPSGTGLTPEVLAEIDRVVAEGRAVGRAQGRAATARALVRCATFEGQRYCLGHGWTDAPEAELAGRLTARPTRAAERTGDLGPGALLARAIRTSPAARARAERAELTMAARSVDKVIELRKRPRRTAEDYPRKDKILTSRQVKAQNEYYWCGPATMQAIAWAWKERRHDQAYWARRLRTTTAGTGITDMVRVINNHTGFDNKKYAGPYVALDIADYSFDKWFLLMMRHIHDYDAPVVLHPVLEKRFYPYLDDDASGHFQVGRGYDKNPRGNPQIGYFEPWDQSRFDPTEPSIPRVQWRSAYKSYRANQAHFQHNVGV
- a CDS encoding DUF3558 domain-containing protein gives rise to the protein MRLIAVALTVLALAASGCSGDDPEPTTTSESPSETPEATEETDDTEEPAEEPGQPAAADPCTLVTHTDVNAAFGVKVGPGEPGMGSHTDGDVSYTSTDCEWEAEDQLEVQLAVSTAQDFGGALACEPVTYLGEEGGPTKVPGAKSATWLASEDPNEVEARLRVCTSSVTMDFELDASTGTGVDELRKQTIGLATKAVAALG
- a CDS encoding DUF2461 domain-containing protein — its product is MSFTGFPVAALDFYDDLEMDNTKSFWEAHKEVYRDSVAAPMKALVAALEPEFGTAKVFRPYRDVRFAKDKTPYKTHQGAFVGVAPATGWYVEISARGLRTGAGFYDADSATMSAFRDAIVDDKAGPRLKRILAKLERSGFEVSGERLKTSPRGYDKDHPRIDLLRHKQLFAGRLIGFEPVIHTPDVLDEVRADWRALKPLVDWLAAL